In a genomic window of Candidatus Hydrogenedentota bacterium:
- a CDS encoding c-type cytochrome: MIRRVRARCSLSLVFGILLGTLNACPEVLPPATPEGVARGAQVFARECAACHGAEGRGDGPAAYLLYPKPRNLVEGEFRIVSTWERLPTDQDLFDTLTRGMPGSAMPPFAHLSEPDRGALVHYVKSLSPRPWPGAVDAADSAVQAPTGGVVRVTPPIALTPETRAKAAALFVEGCAPCHGPTGRSDGPQRQIDSEGFPTRPRDLTKGIYKGPATYEAVYRRIVAGIPGTPMPMSDWAEGETASLLAQYVMEMSSAEQRAAFEPHRESLRALRRVAIPDHPDSSEWQAAAPIRVRVTPLWWRDESADYVTVRAIHDGENLALQLVWTDATNDHTAIRTEDFRDAVAVQMSPETAPPFIGMGAADSPVNIWMWKSERQVNLETAFQDIETVYPNIGIDSYPNSESSPLEQPARHALTLKSSPTYVTGWGAGNIVSDPTYPLSAEDLNARGFGTLSACPLEHQAVAAFGRYDTSSYAVTFKRSLKAPHPNQMDLEPGSRISIAFAVWDGSKGDRDGKKCVTTWHELEIQP, encoded by the coding sequence ATGATTCGAAGAGTCCGAGCCAGATGCTCGCTCTCCCTGGTCTTCGGCATTCTACTAGGCACGCTGAACGCCTGTCCGGAGGTCCTCCCGCCAGCCACGCCCGAGGGGGTGGCGCGTGGCGCGCAAGTTTTTGCCCGGGAATGCGCGGCCTGTCATGGCGCGGAGGGCAGGGGAGATGGCCCCGCCGCGTATCTCCTCTATCCGAAGCCTCGGAATCTGGTCGAGGGCGAGTTCCGGATAGTTTCCACCTGGGAACGACTTCCTACGGATCAGGATCTCTTTGACACACTGACCCGGGGCATGCCGGGCTCGGCAATGCCGCCCTTCGCCCATCTGAGCGAGCCCGACCGGGGGGCCCTGGTCCACTATGTAAAATCCCTTTCGCCGCGCCCGTGGCCGGGTGCTGTCGATGCGGCCGATAGCGCGGTGCAGGCGCCTACCGGGGGCGTGGTTCGGGTGACACCGCCGATTGCATTGACTCCAGAGACGCGCGCGAAGGCGGCGGCCTTGTTTGTTGAGGGCTGCGCCCCCTGCCACGGTCCCACGGGCCGAAGTGACGGCCCGCAGCGGCAGATCGACTCGGAGGGTTTCCCGACCCGCCCGCGGGATCTGACCAAAGGGATTTACAAGGGGCCGGCAACCTACGAAGCCGTGTATCGCCGAATTGTAGCCGGCATACCGGGAACCCCCATGCCGATGAGCGATTGGGCGGAAGGCGAGACGGCGTCTCTGTTGGCCCAATACGTCATGGAAATGTCTTCCGCCGAGCAGCGCGCCGCCTTTGAACCCCATCGGGAAAGTCTTCGCGCCCTTCGCCGCGTGGCGATCCCCGATCACCCGGATTCAAGCGAATGGCAGGCGGCAGCCCCGATCCGGGTTAGAGTTACGCCGCTGTGGTGGCGTGACGAATCCGCAGACTACGTCACCGTGCGGGCGATACATGATGGCGAGAACCTTGCCCTTCAACTGGTCTGGACCGATGCCACGAACGACCACACTGCGATACGAACGGAAGATTTTCGCGATGCGGTGGCGGTCCAGATGTCTCCCGAAACCGCCCCGCCCTTCATCGGGATGGGCGCGGCCGATAGCCCGGTCAACATCTGGATGTGGAAATCCGAACGCCAGGTCAATCTGGAGACGGCGTTTCAGGATATCGAAACGGTTTATCCGAATATTGGCATCGACTCCTATCCAAACTCGGAAAGCTCGCCGCTGGAACAGCCGGCGCGCCACGCACTCACCCTGAAATCATCGCCGACCTACGTTACCGGCTGGGGGGCGGGTAACATCGTCTCTGATCCCACCTATCCCCTGTCGGCGGAGGACCTCAACGCCCGCGGTTTTGGCACGCTCAGCGCCTGCCCGCTGGAGCACCAGGCCGTCGCCGCCTTCGGTCGCTACGACACGTCTTCCTATGCCGTGACGTTCAAGCGGAGCCTGAAAGCGCCCCACCCAAACCAAATGGATTTGGAGCCCGGCTCCCGTATCTCCATCGCCTTCGCCGTGTGGGATGGAAGCAAGGGGGACCGCGATGGGAAGAAGTGTGTCACCACATGGCACGAACTCGAGATTCAACCGTGA
- a CDS encoding ThiF family adenylyltransferase: MFALSDQALDLGALHRASRHIGAGGYASFEGWVRDHNEGRQVRSLEYEAYPGLALKEGHRILDEARERFGVIRAACVHRTGHLGLEDIAVWVGVCAAHRGEAFAACRYIIDEVKHRVPIWKKEHYVDGDSGWVNCERCATHGHDHHQIQAAGCTAGGVILTTDYYARQLNLADVGLEGQKKLGDARVLVVGAGGLGAAALPALAAAGVGHIGICEADRLEVSNLHRQTIYRADQVTQPKGELAAAYLRALNPLIEVEVHPNRITAANIEATLAPYDIVLDCTDNFEAKFLLNDGAMAFSRVLVQASIYQYEGQLLIVNPHRKGPCLRCIWPEMPAPDCTGSCAEVGVLGSVPAILGAMQAMEALKIILDLPRQPETVMTFIDLLTLRTRQARVPRDNPRCRCHQPGTPYPLHCDEDLEIPWETVEKARCELVLIDIREERDQKAAPVAWADVALPASKLLHHGLPTVPHKRSVLCCTRGLRSRQLAKALRDGGDANVYSLKDGLNGLKA, translated from the coding sequence GTGTTCGCCCTGTCCGATCAGGCCCTCGATCTGGGCGCGCTGCATAGGGCAAGCCGCCACATCGGAGCGGGCGGCTATGCAAGCTTTGAAGGCTGGGTGCGCGATCACAACGAAGGCCGTCAAGTGCGCTCGCTCGAATACGAGGCCTATCCGGGACTCGCCCTGAAAGAAGGGCATCGCATTCTGGATGAGGCACGCGAACGATTTGGCGTTATTCGAGCCGCCTGCGTACACCGCACCGGCCACCTCGGTCTGGAAGATATTGCGGTGTGGGTGGGGGTGTGCGCCGCCCACCGGGGCGAGGCCTTTGCGGCCTGCCGCTATATCATCGACGAAGTAAAGCACCGCGTACCCATCTGGAAGAAAGAGCACTACGTGGACGGGGACTCCGGGTGGGTGAACTGCGAGCGCTGCGCCACCCACGGCCACGACCATCACCAAATTCAAGCGGCCGGCTGCACTGCGGGAGGAGTGATCCTGACGACGGACTACTACGCACGCCAGCTCAATCTCGCGGACGTAGGTCTGGAGGGCCAGAAGAAGCTGGGAGACGCACGCGTGCTGGTGGTGGGCGCGGGGGGGCTGGGGGCAGCGGCACTGCCCGCCCTCGCCGCAGCGGGCGTCGGACATATCGGTATCTGCGAAGCCGACCGGCTCGAGGTCTCCAACCTTCACCGACAGACCATCTATCGGGCGGATCAGGTGACGCAGCCCAAGGGCGAACTCGCGGCGGCCTATCTGCGTGCCCTGAACCCGCTCATCGAGGTTGAGGTTCACCCCAATAGGATCACGGCCGCCAATATTGAAGCGACGCTCGCGCCCTATGACATCGTGCTCGACTGCACGGACAACTTCGAAGCCAAGTTTCTGCTCAACGACGGAGCCATGGCCTTTTCCCGCGTCCTCGTCCAGGCGAGCATTTACCAGTACGAAGGGCAGCTCCTGATCGTGAACCCACACCGCAAGGGCCCATGCCTGCGCTGTATCTGGCCCGAGATGCCCGCTCCAGACTGCACCGGTTCCTGTGCCGAAGTGGGTGTCCTGGGAAGCGTACCGGCCATCCTGGGCGCCATGCAGGCCATGGAGGCGCTCAAAATCATTCTGGACCTTCCTCGACAGCCCGAGACCGTCATGACCTTCATCGATCTGCTCACGCTCCGCACGCGCCAGGCCCGTGTGCCCCGTGACAATCCCCGATGCCGCTGTCACCAACCCGGAACACCGTACCCGCTCCATTGCGACGAGGACCTTGAGATTCCGTGGGAGACGGTCGAGAAGGCCCGATGCGAACTGGTCCTCATCGACATACGGGAAGAACGGGACCAGAAGGCCGCCCCAGTGGCCTGGGCGGACGTCGCACTACCTGCGAGCAAACTCCTGCATCACGGTCTGCCCACTGTACCTCACAAACGCAGCGTCCTCTGTTGCACTCGGGGACTGCGCAGCCGTCAACTCGCCAAGGCACTCAGGGATGGGGGCGACGCGAATGTGTACTCTCTCAAAGACGGACTCAACGGACTCAAGGCATAG